Proteins from one Ktedonobacteraceae bacterium genomic window:
- a CDS encoding nuclear transport factor 2 family protein, with product MTNAQDIVSAFMRALEAKDFTGAASLLADDFYFSGSMSRSLGKDQFIKFFQELAAGIPNLTFHTHDVRDIEDNSEGDRVEASLQITGRQENAINLYMLSLPIIPQMGRSVSLSPEQWQFVVRNNLIAAIDAQPAAGAGIAELLHQLGVDAMMLG from the coding sequence ATGACGAACGCGCAAGATATTGTCAGCGCCTTTATGCGGGCGTTGGAAGCAAAGGACTTTACTGGCGCAGCCAGCTTATTGGCGGATGATTTCTACTTTAGTGGCTCCATGTCTCGATCTTTAGGCAAGGACCAGTTTATCAAATTCTTTCAGGAACTGGCTGCTGGCATTCCCAATCTCACATTTCACACGCATGATGTGCGTGATATAGAAGATAACTCAGAGGGCGACAGGGTAGAGGCAAGCCTTCAAATCACAGGTCGCCAGGAAAATGCTATCAATCTCTACATGCTGAGCCTGCCCATCATTCCCCAGATGGGCCGATCCGTCTCGCTGTCACCGGAACAGTGGCAGTTTGTCGTGCGCAATAATCTGATTGCGGCGATAGATGCTCAGCCTGCTGCGGGCGCCGGCATCGCTGAATTGCTTCATCAATTAGGCGTTGACGCAATGATGCTGGGATGA
- a CDS encoding TIGR03560 family F420-dependent LLM class oxidoreductase, producing MVALSIQIEGQNGLTWARWKKLVDAVEETGFAGLFRSDHFTNANPPDREALETIVSLTYLADHTQHIHFGTLVAPLSFRHPALLARQAAALDDLSGGRMILGLGAGWQEREHRLFGLDLGDVPARMSRFEEGLEVITRLLHSDEPVTYEGRYFQLRDAILLPRPQRPGGPRIMVGGNGPKRTLPLAARYANIWNGTFLSPDAFREHSAILDGLLRQAGRNPGDVRRTMMHTLHFGRDMAELDRRLSFRSGRTEYAGKSLEAVIESMQSSWRAIVGTPDMIIQQIHAYGQAGVEELMLQWFDLDDLDGLRAFAESVLPHV from the coding sequence ATGGTCGCACTATCTATTCAAATCGAGGGTCAGAACGGATTGACATGGGCGCGCTGGAAAAAACTGGTGGATGCGGTAGAAGAAACCGGTTTTGCCGGGCTGTTCCGCTCAGACCACTTCACGAACGCCAATCCCCCTGACAGAGAAGCCCTGGAAACAATTGTCTCGCTCACTTACCTGGCGGACCATACACAGCATATCCACTTTGGGACGCTGGTCGCTCCACTATCATTTCGCCATCCGGCACTATTGGCACGACAGGCCGCGGCGCTCGATGATCTGAGTGGTGGGCGCATGATCCTGGGCCTGGGCGCGGGCTGGCAGGAACGCGAACACCGGCTTTTTGGCCTCGACCTTGGCGACGTTCCGGCACGGATGTCGCGCTTCGAAGAGGGGCTTGAGGTGATTACCCGCCTTTTACACAGCGACGAACCTGTCACCTACGAGGGGCGCTATTTCCAGCTGCGCGATGCAATTCTCTTGCCTCGCCCGCAACGACCTGGAGGGCCACGCATCATGGTTGGCGGCAATGGCCCTAAACGTACCTTACCCCTGGCGGCCCGTTACGCGAATATCTGGAATGGTACCTTCCTTTCTCCTGACGCGTTTCGCGAACATTCGGCGATTCTCGATGGCCTTTTGCGGCAGGCAGGGCGCAATCCCGGCGATGTGCGTCGCACGATGATGCATACGCTGCACTTTGGACGCGATATGGCCGAACTGGATCGACGGCTCAGCTTTCGCTCCGGGCGCACGGAATATGCCGGTAAATCGCTCGAGGCGGTGATCGAAAGCATGCAAAGCTCGTGGAGAGCGATTGTTGGAACGCCCGATATGATCATCCAGCAGATTCATGCCTATGGGCAGGCAGGCGTGGAAGAGTTGATGCTGCAATGGTTCGATCTCGATGATCTCGATGGGCTGCGCGCATTCGCCGAGAGCGTACTACCACACGTGTAG
- a CDS encoding VOC family protein — MARLRGPDFISLQVRNFSASRKFYTEMLGLTVDERFDAPDFVLFDTNSIPFALTQAKVNLDEAPQPGWGVALWIDCDSVDEIHARLESAGVTIITPPYDGPFGRTFVFADPDGYRITANENPWDRFPLGGKSQQ; from the coding sequence ATGGCCAGACTTCGCGGACCCGATTTTATCAGTTTGCAGGTACGCAACTTTTCCGCCTCGCGCAAATTCTATACTGAAATGCTGGGCCTTACTGTCGATGAGCGCTTCGATGCACCCGATTTTGTTCTGTTCGATACCAATTCGATCCCTTTTGCTCTCACCCAGGCAAAGGTGAATCTTGACGAGGCGCCGCAGCCGGGATGGGGCGTGGCGCTGTGGATCGACTGCGATTCCGTGGATGAGATACATGCCCGGCTGGAGTCGGCGGGAGTTACGATCATTACGCCACCATACGACGGCCCATTTGGTCGCACTTTCGTCTTTGCCGACCCCGATGGCTACCGGATTACGGCCAACGAGAACCCCTGGGATCGGTTCCCTCTAGGCGGCAAGTCCCAGCAATAA
- the rsmI gene encoding 16S rRNA (cytidine(1402)-2'-O)-methyltransferase, whose protein sequence is MLYLVATPIGNLNDITLRALNTLREVDIVASEDTRKTGLLLKHFDISKPQVAFHEHNEQRAGQQIEDLLKQGKSVALVTNAGTPGISDPGFTLVRRALAAHIDVTMIPGPTAFVMALVLSGLPVHSFTFRGFPPRKSGPRRKFLEIDKDAPHTLIFYESPYRLTSFLQDALEVYGDREAALASELTKVFESVRRGTLSALLASTSEAKLKGEYIVVIAGRDIKKPAETEMEDEH, encoded by the coding sequence ATGCTTTACCTTGTAGCGACTCCTATCGGAAATCTGAATGATATTACCCTGCGCGCCCTCAATACCTTGCGCGAGGTAGATATTGTTGCGAGCGAGGATACACGCAAGACTGGCTTGCTGCTCAAGCACTTCGATATTTCCAAACCTCAGGTCGCGTTTCATGAACACAACGAGCAGCGCGCGGGCCAGCAGATCGAGGACCTGCTGAAGCAGGGGAAATCGGTGGCGCTTGTGACCAACGCGGGCACGCCCGGCATCTCCGATCCCGGTTTTACACTGGTAAGGCGAGCGCTCGCGGCGCACATCGATGTCACTATGATTCCAGGGCCGACGGCATTTGTAATGGCGCTGGTCCTCTCCGGATTGCCCGTTCACAGCTTTACATTCCGTGGTTTTCCGCCGCGCAAGTCCGGGCCTAGACGCAAATTTTTAGAGATCGACAAAGACGCTCCGCACACGCTTATCTTCTACGAAAGCCCCTACCGGCTTACCTCTTTCCTGCAAGATGCGCTCGAAGTTTACGGCGACCGGGAAGCCGCACTCGCCAGCGAACTCACGAAAGTCTTCGAATCCGTCCGGCGAGGAACGCTCTCAGCGCTCCTGGCATCGACAAGCGAAGCGAAGCTCAAGGGCGAGTACATCGTTGTCATCGCTGGAAGGGATATAAAGAAGCCGGCGGAGACAGAGATGGAAGACGAGCATTAG